A stretch of Besnoitia besnoiti strain Bb-Ger1 chromosome III, whole genome shotgun sequence DNA encodes these proteins:
- a CDS encoding SAG-related sequence (encoded by transcript BESB_050150) produces MRLPIVALFTSGVVLCLWVPVHTASGDTGQAANACHSIASGMSCTCTEQGDVAAKLSAVISEQKPALEILCKPDKLTCAPDGLKDGKVCPENTTTLTDCKDPRQCIEVGSLLFPSSTKVSWTESNASADEKPRMLTIPEGTFPFSDRHFVVGCLDNDKTKTKCIVDVTINARSTVTNGQTVTCSYGKTSNPSHQTIKLTSSQNSFTLVCGEDGEVLPTLYQKTYCTGDASADAAGICSGNYSTVVPTYQEGWWSKGDEPKPNSFTLTIPRDQFPENDGKIMVGCRKSEKKPLEKSGTPVPAGASVCSVDVTIEGTGPASSSSLLSTGFSALLALGASGWVVAA; encoded by the coding sequence ATGAGGCTACCTATCGTGGCGCTCTTCACGAGCGGTGTTGTGCTGTGTCTCTGGGTGCCTGTCCACACAGCGTCCGGGGACACGGGACAAGCTGCCAATGCATGTCATAGCATCGCCAGTGGAATGAGCTGCACCTGCACGGAACAGGGAGATGTCGCGGCGAAACTCTCCGCAGTTATCTCAGAACAGAAACCTGCGCTCGAGATTCTCTGTAAGCCCGACAAGCTCACATGCGCTCCTGATGGCTTGAAGGATGGCAAGGTGTGTCCTGAAAACACGACGACGTTGACGGATTGCAAGGACCCCAGACAGTGTATTGAGGTTGGATCGCTTCTGTTCCCCAGCTCTACTAAAGTCTCATGGACCGAGAGTAACGCATCTGCTGATGAAAAGCCAAGAATGCTGACAATACCAGAAGGCACATTTCCGTTTAGTGACAGGCACTTCGTTGTTGGATGCCTGGACAATGACAAAACGAAGACAAAATGCATTGTGGATGTCACCATCAACGCCAGATCGACAGTAACAAACGGACAAACCGTCACATGCTCCTACGGTAAGACCAGCAATCCATCACACCAAACGATCAAGCTGACTTCCTCACAAAACAGCTTCACCCTCGTCTGTggagaggacggagaagTCCTCCCAACACTGTACCAGAAAACGTACTGTAccggcgacgccagcgcggaCGCTGCTGGCATTTGTTCGGGAAACTACAGCACTGTTGTTCCAACATACCAGGAGGGTTGGTGGAGCAAGGGGGATGAGCCCAAGCCAAATTCGTTTACACTCACGATTCCGCGTGACCAGTTTCCCGAGAACGACGGCAAGATTATGGTTGGCTGCCGGAAGTCCGAGAAAAAACCACTGGAGAAGAGCGGCACGCCTGTTCCAGCTGGGGCGAGTGTGTGCAGCGTCGATGTGACAATTGAGGGAACAGGACCGGCCAGTTCCTCTTCGCTACTATCTACGGGTTTCTCTGCGCTGTTGGCCCTGGGTGCATCTGGCTGGGTGGTTGCTGCCTAG
- a CDS encoding hypothetical protein (encoded by transcript BESB_050160), with protein MQDLLSLSYADCHGGHKGALQSRARSLPRKSMKFQFLVLLTASFLALYGSGGLSTTGALAEPPVQPACELDGKKATCTCKQGGSPQKLDVTI; from the coding sequence ATGCAGGatcttctttctctgtcgTACGCGGACTGTCACGGCGGCCACAAGGGTGCGTTACAGTCTCGTGCGCGGAGTCTTCCACGAAAATCAATGAAATTCCAGTTTTTAGTGCTGCTAACAGCATCGTTTCTGGCGCTTTATGGATCTGGGGGGCTGTCCACAACAGGAGCGCTTGCCGAACCTCCTGTTCAACCGGCGTGCGAATTAGACGGCAAGAAGGCTACGTGCACGTGCAAGCAAGGGGGCTCTCCTCAGAAGCTGGATGTGACCATCTAA
- a CDS encoding SAG-related sequence (encoded by transcript BESB_050170): protein MVCPSGTPDVAECKGDHATKCIPVGSLLSGDASNIKWEDLSKINEQCTQKVLTIPKINFPYVDEGFVVGCVASEQSKCTVNVAISARATVTEDRTVKCAYGTGSNAKHHEIRLSPSQNSFTIMCGDKGEVLPTNYSTAFCPILDKNADAKTECSESYTSVLPAYTEGWWKTDSQNSFVLTIPSDKFPENEAKIMVGCQKMDKVAEKKEPTPGPTSSVCSVEVTIEGSGAPSSSATVSPGILAVIVLVAGAANAISSKSYIV from the coding sequence ATGGTGTGCCCATCGGGGACTCCAGACGTTGCTGAGTGCAAGGGTGACCATGCAACCAAATGCATTCCTGTCGGTTCGCTGCTATCCGGAGACGCTAGCAACATTAAGTGGGAGGACTTGAGCAAGATTAATGAGCAATGCACGCAAAAGGTTTTGACAATCCCGAAAATTAACTTTCCATACGTCGATGAAGGGTTCGTTGTCGGGTGCGTTGCAAGCGAGCAAAGCAAATGCACCGTGAATGTGGCAATCAGTGCACGGGCTACAGTGACAGAGGACAGGACAGTCAAGTGTGCATACGGAACGGGCAGCAATGCCAAGCATCACGAGATCAGACTCAGCCCATCTCAAAACAGCTTCACCATAATGTGCGGGGACAAAGGCGAGGTCCTGCCGACGAACTACAGCACAGCATTCTGTCCTATTCTGGACAAGAATGCAGATGCCAAAACGGAATGCAGCGAAAGCTATACATCTGTTCTTCCCGCATATACGGAGGGCTGGTGGAAGACGGACAGCCAGAACTCGTTCGTTCTTACCATCCCGTCCGATAAGTTCCCGGAAAACGAGGCGAAGATTATGGTGGGATGCCAGAAAATGGACAAGGTGGCCGAGAAGAAAGAACCGACACCCGGTCCCACCTCCAGTGTTTGTAGTGTCGAGGTGACCATCGAGGGCTCTGGGGCGCCCAGTTCATCTGCGACGGTATCACCAGGGATCCTTGCCGTCATCGTCCTGGTTGCAGGAGCAGCGAACGCTATTTCCTCGAAGTCTTACATTGTCTAG
- a CDS encoding hypothetical protein (encoded by transcript BESB_050180) — translation MGAYLSAPDSSKVTTSGACTALNLRWSTCSMQGWRVSMEDSHLVLYAKTFSHSTSASPSSSSAPLLPTSSPSAAGATLQVPPAGAVASAAPGGDKSLGLPPADDPAGSADAASPQATPSTVRSPGVACSTAECSGAGASVGVPPMAMGSGVLAAGPDEEVYFQWGELTLVKRPPRTQRRSGTGSGSPAGPGALAPGMSPGPCGAPRCGGEANLSLLEGEFDKEADEEKGRKASGDEEEKGNKSGGSFRPTAAARRAFRRRRCSSSGAPDEEKGGAGAGLLALEEEEEEITPEDVETGDVKLALFAVFDGHGGAHVARYAAEHLPQALLAQEGFRQSQYGAALRGAYLEVDEELRLESSQDELSFLTHHPPGHMQRLEQNAVVLGAPQSGPASGTACSRRSVRHSGAGTGTGRVFAACTSPFLHTGGDAKALSGAPAVPSLEGKQAAPAGGATARPLGEPSPVGRIDEEAPAGALAGISEEGEETAGEKDVEKAGGAEAATRGRAAPGGSVPGSSSDAECVDDAPVNVSLASRHSLKRGYGVASALPSSLAEGSPEAKVAGPKSGSVAIPRDASREIPPQPPHGTGRGPSAPASESSADECFVPKPRSRPPSPSDHAVSSGYAQSPGRHPAGATASRLAGCVSPRTGAADKGAGGAIGLSGLAPAYVSKEAARGDAAASDGEEGRGGGAAFAEADSRGLPQLPLFPPACLVAAREGTPAERAASTAGGGWGQQAEGAAGGNAHGHHVPSLLVGRGKSLRASLSGFVDGVRNSLNLGRLFSRAVGGGSQPNALKSLASLAGCTAITVLVTPSWIIVGNVGDSRCVMCRGDEAVELSRDHKPQLPEERIRIYAAGGYLEMGRVNGNLNLSRALGDLVYKQDSTLPAEKQIVSAVPDIVSLHRDPEKDEFIIIGCDGIWELLSSQEVVDFIRKRIEDTADLSQILQELLDSLLSPNPAVFEYGCDNMTAILVDLKPETRQHRLAAFYSTSSQAFSSSGSTSLGHLGSLLVPGGEEAGAVAPKETEETEPDAAAESPSPREQPATEASSSPEKREKADSAAGPKDGSRVHKGSEGRGKGDDKTRRGVVAKGTEAKGAEAAADSKREAEGSDALPQKTGEES, via the exons ATGGGAGCCTATTTGTCAGCGCCTGACTCGTCAAAAGTTACGACGAGCGGCGCTTGCACAGCTCTGAATCTGCGATGGAGTACGTGCAGCATGCAAGGATGGCGCGTGAGCATGGAGGATTCTCACCTCGTGCTTTACGCCAAAACGTTCTCGCACTCCACGTCTGCTTCCCCGagttcttcttccgctccgcTCCTGCCTacttcgtctccctcggccGCAGGGGCGACTCTGCAGGTGCCTCCTGCAGGTGCTGTCGCGTCGGCCGCGCCCGGGGGCGATAAAAGCCTCGGACTGCCTCCCGCAGATGATCCGGCGGGctctgcggacgccgcaTCTCCTCAAGCCACGCCCTCGACCGTGCGTTCTCcgggcgtcgcctgctcGACTGCGGAGTGCAGTGGggccggcgcctctgtggGAGTGCCCCCTATGGCCATGGGTTCCGgcgtgctcgccgccggGCCCGATGAGGAGGTCTATTTCCAGTGGGGGGAGCTGACGCTGGTGAAGCGCCCGCCCCGCACTCAGCGACGCTCGGGGACAGGTTCAGGGTCACCCGCCGGCCCGGGCGCTCTTGCCCCCGGCATGTCTCCGGGGCCCTGTGGTGCGCCCCgatgcggcggcgaggccaaCCTGTCGCTCTTGGAGGGCGAGTTCGATAAagaggcggacgaagaaAAGGGGAGGAAGGCCTCTGGAgatgaggaagaaaaaggaaacaaAAGTGGAGGCAGCTTCCGGCcgaccgctgcggcgcgtcgggcgtTTAGGAGGCGGCGATGCTCTTCATCGGGCGCGCcggacgaagagaaaggaggcgcaggagctggCTTACTGGcgctggaagaagaggaagaggaaatTACGCCTGAAGATGTCGAAACAGGGGACGTTAAGCTCGCTCTCTTTGCGGTTTTTGATGGCCATGGTGGCGCCCATGTTGCGAG GTACGCCGCGGAACACCTGCCACAAGCTCTTCTGGCTCAGGAAGGTTTTCGGCAGAGCCAGTacggcgctgcgctgcgcggcgcgtaCCTTGAGGTCGACGAGGAACTTCGTCTGGAGTCCTCGCAGGACGAGCTGAGTTTCTTGACGCACCACCCCCCGGGGCACATGCAGCGCCTGGAGCAGAATGCAGTTGTCTTAGGAGCCCCCCAGTCAGGGCCCGCGTCCGGCACGGCGTGTTCGCGTCGCTCCGTTAGGCATTCCGGCGCCGGCACGGGCACAGGGAGGGTTTTCGCGGCCTGTACGTCTCCTTTCCTCCATACGGGGGGCGATGCGAAGGCGCTGtctggcgcgcccgccgtccCTTCCCTTGAGGGCAAACAAGCGGCTCCCGCAggcggggcgacggcgcggcctctggggGAACCCAGCCCGGTGGGGCGGATCGACGAGGAGGCTCCAGCAGGAGCTCTTGCGGGAATCtccgaggagggcgaagagactgcaggcgagaaggacgTTGAGAAGGCCGGGggggcagaggcggcgacccgcggacgggcggcgcctggcggctcgGTGCCAGGCTCGAGCTCGGATGCAGAGTGTGTGGACGACGCGCCTGTCAACGTCTCGTTGGCTTCACGCCACAGCCTCAAGCGCGGGTACGGGGTCGCGTCGGCCctgccctcctcgctcgcggagggCTCTCCGGAGGCGAAAGTCGCGGGGCCAAAATCCGGCAGTGTGGCGATCCCCCGCGACGCCTCACGTGAAATTCCTCCGCAACCACCTCATGGAACAGGCCGCGGCCCCAGTGCCCCTGCGTCCGAATCGTCCGCGGACGAGTGCTTCGTGCCGAAACCGCGAAGCcggccgccgtctccttccgACCACGCGGTCTCCTCCGGCTACGCCCAAAGTCCGGGGCGCCACCCGGccggggcgacggcgtcgcgtctcgcggGCTGCGTGTCGCCGCGAACAGGGGCAGCGGACaagggcgcggggggcgcaATCGGGCTGTCTGGCCTCGCCCCCGCCTACGTGAGcaaagaggcggcgcgaggcgacgcagccgcgagcgacggcgaggaaggccgcggggggggtgccgccttcgctgagGCGGACTCGAGgggcctgccgcagctcccGTTGTTTCCTCCAGCCTgtctcgtcgcggcgcgagaaggcacTCCGGCGGAAAGAGCCGCGTCGACTGCGGGCGGGGGGTGGGGCCAacaggcggagggcgccgccgggggcAATGCGCACGGCCACCACGTGCCGTCGCTGCTCGTGGGCAGAGGCAAgagtctgcgcgcgtcgctgtcgggGTTTGTCGATGGGGTCCGGAACTCGCTGAACCTGGGCAGACTCTTCTCGCGGGCCgtcggaggcggcagccagccAAATGCGCTCAAGTCCCTCGCCAGCCTCGCTGGCTGCACCGCCATCACCGTCCTCGTCACG CCGTCGTGGATCATTGTAGGCAACGTCGGCGATTCGCGATGCGTCATGtgtcgcggcgacgaggccgtgGAGTTGTCGCGCGACCACAAACCGCAGCTTCCTGAGGAAAGG ATTCGGATCTACGCAGCAGGAGGCTACTTGGAGATGGGACGCGTCAACGGGAATCTCAACCTCAGCCGTGCGCTGGGTGACCTCGTGTATAAGCAGGACAGCACCCTTCCTGCGGAAAAACAAATCGTCTCGGCAGTCCCCGACATCGTCAGTCTCCACCGCGACCCGGAAAAAGACGAATTTATC ATTATCGGTTGCGACGGCATCTGGGAGCTGCTGTCGTCTCAGGAGGTCGTTGATTTTATTCGGAAACGCATTGAG GATACGGCGGATTTGTCTCAGATTCTCCAGGAGCTTCTCGACAGTTTGTTGTCCCCGAACCCGGCAGTTTTCGAGTACGGGTGCGACAACATGACGGCGATTCTGGTGGATTTGAAGCCTGAGACGCGGCAgcaccgcctcgcggcgtttTACTCGACCTCCTCGCAAGCGTTTTCGTCGTCGGGAAGTACGTCGCTGGGGCACCTCGGCTCGTTGCTTGTCCCtgggggcgaggaggccggcgcggtcgcgccgaaggagacagaggagaccgagccagacgctgccgcggagtcgccttcgccgcgtgaGCAGCCCGCGACTgaggcgtcgtcctctcctgagaagagagagaaagcggacTCGGCGGCGGGACCGAAGGATGGGTCGCGAGTCCACAAGGGATCCGAAGGCCGCGGGAAAGGAGACGACAAGACGCGACGGGGCGTTGTGGCGAAAGGAACCGAAGCCAAGGGcgctgaggccgcggcagactcgaaaagagaagcggagggcTCGGATGCCCTTCCGCAGAAGACAGGTGAAGAGAGCTAG